accgccacaacagatcaacggtggatgcgatctcgctggccctccactccgcactggaccacttggacaacaaaaactcatatgtcaggctgttattcattgattacagctcggcatttaacacaatcatcccctccaaactggttaccaaactcgcagaactgggtctctgcgcattcctctgcaactggatccttgacttcctcgtccacagaccacagtctgttcgtattggtggaaatgtgtcagcctcaataacaatcagcacgggagcacctcaaggctgcgtgctcagccctctgctgtactcactctatacccatgactgcgtagcgaaccacagtgcgaactccatcatcaagttcgctgacgacaccactattgtggggcatatcactgatggggatgagtcagagtacagaagagagatcgagcaactgtccatatggtgccagcgcaataacctggccctcaacaccagcaaaaccaaggaactgattgtggactttggaaggagtaggagggggacccacagccccacttatatcaacgggtcgatggttgaaggtcaagagcttcaaattcctgggtgtgcacatctctgaagatctttcctggtccgagaacactaatgcaatcatcaaaaaagcacatcagcgcctctacttcctgagaagattacggagagtcggattgtcaaggaagactctctctaacttctacaggtgcacagtcgagagcatgctgaccggttgcatcgtggcttggttcggcaatttgagcgccctggaaagaaaaggactacaaaaagtagtaaacactgcccagtccatcatcggctctgaccttccttccatcgaggggatttatcgcagtcgctgcctcaaaaaggctggcagtatcatcaaagacccacaccatcctggccacacactcatctccctgctaccttcaggtagaaggtacaggagcctgaagactgcaacaaccaggttcaggaatagttacttcccctcagccatcaggctattaaacctggctcggacaaaactctgattattaccaaccactttctgttatttgcactatcagtttatttattcatgtgtgtatatatttatatcatggtatatggacacatttatctgttttgtagtaaatgcctactattttctgtgtgattaagcaaagcaagaatttcattgtcctatacagggacacatgacaataaactcacttgaactcacttgaacttgaacttgaacttgggttgattgcattcgtcaaaacagggtggaccacgtgaatgtTAGTGCTTGTTAAATGTTGGCATtagccgggtcaggcagcatctgtggagggaatggacggatgatattttagatccttcttcagacacctgtcCTGACCGAACCTTTGCCTGTCCATTCAGCGGAGTTTCTCCAacgcttttgtctaccttcgattttccagcatctacagttccttcttaaacaatccctGTTAAATAAGGTAGTTCCTTATACATCGGGCCCAAGGGCCATGCCACCCAAAGGGTTTGTATCGTGCCTTTCTCACTGGAGCTGAGAACGGCTGATGCAACACAGGCTGAAGATCTGACCAGGGTGGGGACAAAACACATTCACCCACTTGTTAACAGCAGTTTCCATTTTGATGGGTTTTTCAGTGCAGCGGTGGTGGGTCCAAGGCAAACATGCTGGTTTCACATGTTTAGCAGGGAATGAACAACTTGCATTTCACATTGCTGGCAGTTGTTGTTAATGCATCCATTTGGGTTTGTGTGAGGAGGCTGCTGGCTGCTTGAGACCCAGGCGTGAGTGTGAATAGATTCAACGTGCATCTCAATCTCAACCCAGTAacttcattgttttttttaattatttaaaaaacgaCACTTTATTtatcatgtgtagggaggaactgcagatactggtttaaaccgaagacaggcacaaaaagctggagtaactcggtgcgtcaggccgtatctctggagaaaaggaataggtgacgtttcaggtcgtgacccttctttagactgagagtcagaggaaaggggaaagagagatatagacggtacttaggacaaatgaatggaagattaagaaaatgtggagcccacaatggtcactTTATTCATTATACGTGTATATACAGTAAATACAATTAGTACTCTGTGATTCTCTTTAAGAGGCAGCACGTAGTGGGAGTGAGAGTTGAGCTGTGCAGGAAGAATCTGATGAAGAGAAGCCCATCTTACTACAACCAGGCAACATTGTGGTGCTTGTTTGAGTTCTGGTAATGAAGAATTCTGCCAGATGACTTTGACATTCTGTTGCGGGAACCATCCAACCAAATTCACTGTCTTCTCCTTTTCATACTGACAAGGAGGACTCCCTGATAGAATCTAGCACTTTCCCATTTTAAATATCCGTGATTAAAATTCACTCCCAATCATGCACTTGGCCATCCTGTCCCAATCTCAcactctgtgcctctgtgacagattttctttgttgttagtttaatttagagatacagcgtggaaacgggcccttcagcccaatgagtccacaccgaccctcACTACTAGTTCTCTCCCACATTGTTACTCCAATGAAGAGCCATTTTACCACACCAAAGCCACTGTATAAATGTATGTGAGCCTAGAACAAAACCATGCAAACAGTGGGATGAAAGGAAGAGGAATTGATTTGAGAAGCTACTCATGTTTATCCGGAACTGTTGAAATAAATTCCTACCCGAATGCCTGGAACGCCATTGCTTGGAGGAAGAGTCATGAATTTGTGACGAGTTTAGCTTTTAGTAGCTGTGTTCTGGAGAGCTGGCAAGCCTGCAGATTAAAATTGGAAAAGGCAGCAGAGCCTGGGGATAGTTGTTGTCAGAAGGCATTACGGACTTTGTTTCCAGTTGAACGCGACAAGAGAGGCTCTCATGGGATGCATTAAAGCAGTCATCATGCATAGAATCGTACCATCCGTGAGCAGGCTACGCATCCAATTCTCTCAGCACCAGCTCCATGAAAGAGCTACCCGGATAGATCTTTTGGAGTTTGAGATGAATGCATTCAAAATAAATCTAGGTATAGGCATGAGGGAGAAGGAAATTGTGATACTGAAGCAAGTTGAATGGAGCAAACATAGATCGTCAAATGAACTGCTTCATTGTTGTATAGTTGCAGGCAAGAAGTCCTGCTTTCTGCTGGTTGTCGAAGATTGTGCATCTCTCTATAAGTGCttgtggatagatgtgaggtttGTAACAGCTCGACTATTAAGTGGTTTCCACTTTGCAGAAATCAAGTACAACATCCAGTCACCTCGTGAAGATTCTCTGAACTTGCTGCAAGTTTCTGAGAAAGAAACTCTCATTTATCGCCTATTTGGGTGTGCTAGAATGTTTTGCCGGCAGTGAAGAATTTCTGAAGCACAGTCATGGTCGTGGTGTGGGGAATACAGCAGTCAGTTCATGCAGCGATAGTTCCTGGAAATAGCAATATGACCTCTACATTATTTATGTCACTGTGATTATCAGATGTTGCATATGATCTAGGACATGGGAAATAGCTCCctgaaactaaaccaaaccactgTTTAATGTCTGGGGATAGTTGTTGTCAGAAGGcattagaagggtttcggcccgaaacgtcgcctatttccttcgctccatagatgctgctgcacccgctgagtttccccagcaattttgtgtaccttccgctGTTTAATGTCTTCTGTGCGATAGAACACCTCTGGCCGTCAGGTACTCTCTCTCTCTAGAGAGTGCACTGAAGAGACTGGAAGAATTTGTTTACATAGAGATTGGTACAAAGGACGATGGAGGAATTTGAGAAGCAGCTAAGGCCTTTGCAACAaatcctcccccgcccccccctcctcctatCTTCCCTCCTCCATTGAATTACCACCAGTCTCAGGATGTTCCTGTCATCAGGTTCCTGAACGCCCCTTCCACAATCTAGGGTCCAGTCCTGATGTTTTGTTTTCAGCCTATCCCATCGTGAACATTGAACATTTTCTCTGAATCTGTCACACTACgatgctgagaaactatattccaccctggtatttttctcttcactctacctgttgtactagtGTTTGGTTTAACTAAATTCATCTTTTGTATTATCCGATTTAATTAGATAGCagtcaaacaaaagcttttcattgacaataataaacctgaacccatctccatcctaaatgcacatagaaacatagaaaataggtgcaggagtaggccattcggccctttattcACATGGTGAATAAagaattcaattaaattcaaaacCTAGGCTAGCATTACCAGTCTATGGAAAAATTGTTATAAATGTTGAATGTTAACTGCTTCATATGTCGAGTTTGATATTGTGGTGTATTTTAATATTTAGTACACTAAATGTAGAAGCAAATTCCAAATATTTGGTTTGTGCATTTGACTAATCAAGAACAAATAAATCTTCATTAGAACAGATGtttagggttatggggagaaggcaggaaatgggatttggaggcagagatcagccatgattgaatggtggagttgactcgatgggccgaatggcctaattccactcctataacttgtgaacttggacTAGTAATATCTTGATGGACATGAATACTTTCTTAAGGCGGTTATAATTTTGATACTTGGCACTTCATTCAAGGCAGCAAAGTCTTGAGTGCAGCAGGTTACTGTGGATGCTGACTACCTATGtaagcatgtgacaataatagaccttcTCCACCTTAAATGCACTTGGTGAATAATTCATTTATACCTTCACATGCCCACATCCTTTCTGAGATCCTTTAGTGCCAACTCAGTTGTGAGGGTATAAAAACAATGTTGGAAATCTCTGCAGGTCATGAATCACTGACATCCTGTTGAACTGATGGAAGTTTAGGCAAAATGAATTATTAACCCTGGCTCAATTATGTCAGGGTGGGTTCAAGGTAACATGCATGTTACCTAAAGCAAACTAGTAAACATAGCAGATTTCACTCCGTGATTGTACTTCAGTGTACAGAGAGTCAAAGTACAGGGCCCTTCACTCACGTGAGGAAATGCAGTGCAAGAATTCTTGGAATTTCAAGAATTGAAATTTCGCAGTATAAATCAGGTCTCTACAATCtactgtacacaaaaaagctggagaaactcagtgggtgcaacagcatctatggagcgaaggaaataggcaacgtttcgggccgaaacccagggcCAAAATcgaaaccttcgattttccagcatctgcagttccttcttaaacactctacaATCTGCTGTGTTGCTTTAGACTAGAACCAGGGCATGGGAAATCAGCCCTGTCTATGCAACTGGCCATGCTCCAAGTTTAAATGAATCAGCAAGTCTAATGGAAATCTTTCATGCACAGAAGTCCTAGTAAACATCACTTTCAACCTTGCCTCCTTTTGGCAAAGCAACAGCTTCCTGTACATGCATGTGACTGGTAAAATGATCCGTATAGTTTTAAAAGTAGAGTTACAGTAGAACTCTGTAAACAAACTCCCCAGGACTTCGGTACTGGAATGGCAGATTATTTGTACTAACTTATGTCTAATAATGCCCCAACATGTTTTTATGTTATTTTATTTGCATGTTGTATAGAAGTATAACAAACGCTTTAAAATGAACCATTGAGTTTAATGGGAGTGGGGATCCAGTGCTTTTAAGCTTTTATGTTTCAGTTTGCCAAAATAAGCTAAAATTCAAGCTGCAAATGTACCCACGTTTTGGAGCTCATCAGATGCAGATGCCCAGAGTCAATAGAGTCTTCCTCTCTGCCCCTGGAGGGGCTTTGCTGGTCAGGACACATGTCAGGTTCAGCAGTTTAAGTAGTTTAAATTGAATATGTTTGGCATTCacaaacgtttaaaaaaaaaaaaaacacttgagtGCTACAAAAGCAAAACTATTTCATACTTGCCACCAATAACTGAAACACAATAGCACCCTgcaaaattaaaatacattttaagagacacggggtggcacagtggcgtaacggtagagctgctgccttgcagaaccagagacccagattccaggtctaactataggtgctgtctgtgcagagttgtatattttcctctgggtgctccagtttcctcctgcatttcaaagacgtgcatgtttgtaggttaattggcttctgtaaattgtccctagtatccagcatgcaaaagtgggataatatctagctagtgtacgggtgattgatggttgacgtggactcagtgcgctgaagggcttgtttccatgctgtagctctcaaCATAAAACGGAAATGTCTTTTTATGGACTGTTGTTCCTTCCCATTGATTTTGATGGTCTAATCCACTGCAAGATCTTGGCCAGAGTTGCTCCCGTGCTGTACTCCATGAAGAGTCCACCGTACAGATGTGCTGAGATCCACACGGAGCTGATTGAAAGGAAGAACTTCAGCTTGCACTCTGAAGTCCCAAACTTCCACAGAATGACTCTGATTCGGGGAGATGTTCTAACTTTTGACCAGAAGATGGAGACCCATGACTGGCACGATACCTATCTCAACCTGATCTTCACCTTCAGCTGTGCAATTCTGTGGTATTAAAACTGGTCCAAACATGCCAGCCTTGTGTTCCACTATTAAATTATGTTGCATTTAGAAtcctagagccatacagcatggaaacatgcccttcggcccgactttcccatgccgaccaagatgtcccattggtgctagtcccaccagccctcgTATGGCCCATATCACTATTTAGTTGAGTTTCTGCTTTGTTGGAAAGAGAAGAGTGATCTGTTCTAGAGTAACTGTGGACTGTCAATGACGGCTCTCAGTGCAGTCTAGTGATAACAGTATTTTTGACTTGTCTCCACAGGGCTTTACTTCTATACTCTGGTGAAGTACATGGTGGCCTGGGGCTATGTCAGGGATGAAGATGTCCGTGGTGCTCCGTACGACTGGCGCCGAGCACCCAGTAAGTGTAATCTAAGAACTTAATTTTTTGGAGACTGCAAGAAGGGATGTACTTTACTTTTTATGTGTCATGTGTGCATAGAAAACATTCCTCATGTTCAGGATGATGGCTGATTGTAAACCTGGTTTACCACTGGTTTACCACTGTGACCTTGAAGGTCCTCGTGGTGCTCGAGTTTTCCAGAATAGTACTGAATGAAGACCAAGCATTTTCCCAGCTCCTGCCTGGTCTTAGTTTCCTAATAAAGTTCTGGAATTGGTTGCCAATTTTATCGGGTGTGTGGTGCAAGAAAAACTgggatgtaattttttttttaaataatttctacAACTTTGCATTTCCCTAACGAGAGCTCCCTGTCGCAATGACCACAAGTTGACATGAACAAGTGAAGGATGGTCTAAAGGGGCTTGTCCTGGGCCCAATGTCCACAGGAGCTGCTGGGACCAGAGAACAGGCCAATGTTTCACTAACCTTGGCCAACACACTGGACACGTTTCATGTAGAAAATACTTCATAGATTCTTTGAGTAACATTTGTAGCGGATAATTTTAATAAAATATATCATATCTGACTTGACATTTGGCGACATGGATGAAGATAACAAACCACTTGCAAAACTTTTTTAAAATGTAACTtcctttttacatttgtcaaagatGCCACacccagacataaaaacattatccacgagtagttgctctactcaacagccaaaaatctgtagcctccctttgatctggtattttgttggttcacatgcttgatcaatggtgttttatcattaatgttttattattattaatgtttagtgttttctgagtaattcgtaactgtcactgtatgttatgttgttacttgtgggcggagcatcaaggcaaattccttgtatgtgaatacttggccaatcaaCTTACTTACAACTACTACTacaacatttttttccccagttCTAAACATTGTTTAAAAAGTGCAATCAAACATTGTAATATTTTATGTTCTGTTCCATGGATTAAGGTTAGTCTGGACTTGGACAACCTTTAAAAACATAATTGTGTTCTTGTCATGGATTTTGTGCATTGAGGCAGCTATAATTTCAACTCTTTTTAATATTTTCTCTCAAAGTCACTAACGTGGGAAGTAGGGAGGTTTTTGTTGGGGTTTGGCCCTCCTACCCTCTCCCTGTAATGGCCCCTTTTCTCTCTCACTtgatttctcccccctccccccttgttTCTGTTTCTCTCCCTCTTCAGCACCATTTGAGGGAAACCTTTGAAGAAGcaagaggagctgagtataggagcaaagaggtccttctgcagttgtacaagaccctagcgagaccacacctggagtattgtgtgcagttttggtcccctaatttgaggagcgacattcttgctattgagggagtggagcgtaggttcacaaggttaattcccgggatggcgtaattgtcatgtgttgatagaacggagcggctgggcttgtacactctggaatttagaaggatgagaagggatattattgaaacatataagattattaagggtttggacacactagaggcaggaaacatgttcccgatgttgggggaatccagaaccaggtgccacagtttaagaataaggggtaagccatttagaacggagatgaggaaacactttttcacacagaaagttgtgagtctgtggaattctctgcctcagagggcagtggaggcaggttctctggatactttcaagagagagctagataaggctcttaaagatagcggagtcaggggatatggggagaaggcaggaacggggtactgattgtggatgatcagccatgatcacattgaatgacagtgctggctcgaagggccgaatggcctacacctgcacctattgtctatcaacctgaagaggggtctcaacctgaaatgttacctgttccttttctccagagatgctgcttgacccgctgagtaactccagcattttgagtctatcttccagGGAAATGTAAATGCCGTTCTGTTCCTCAACAGCACAGTGAATTTCTCTCCCTTCTTTTTATTTCCAGATGAAAACGGTCAGTATTTCAAGGACCTGCAGGAGATGATTGAATCCATGTACAAGCAATATGGTGAACCCATTGTCCTCCTAGCACACAGCATGGGAAACCTCTACACCCTCTATTTCCTGAACCATCAGTCCCAGGAGTGGAAAGACAAATACATTAAGTCCTACATTGCGCTGGGGGCTCCTTGGGGAGGTGTGACGAAGACTTTGCGAGTATTGGCCACAGGTTAGTCATAGAAGAATGTCAAACTGGGAATGTGAAGCTCCTTGGCTGATCTTCACCAACaagggcggcacagcagtagatttgctgccttacagcgccagagacccaagttagatcctgaccatgggtgtggagtttgcatgttctccctgtgacctgcgtggattttctccgggatatccggtttcctctcacactccagacatacaggtttgaatgctaattggcttggtataattgtaaattgtccctagtgtgtaggatagtgttcgtatgcagggattgctggtcggcgtggactgggtgggttgaagggcctgtttccgtgctgtatcactaaactaaattaaactaaatagatATGCAGGAGTGAGAAATGATGAGATTGTGTTGATGTGGAAGAatgatcctgaccttgtgttGCATGAATTTTTCATGTGCTGTTAATGAGCACCAGGGCCATGGCTTACACCTTGCTTAACCTTACAGGAGATAATGATCGAGTTCCTGTCATCAGCCCATTGAAGATCCGTGATCAGCAGCGGACTGCAGTCTCCACCAACTGGCTCCTCCCTTACAACAACACCTGGTCAATGGACACGATATTCATCACCACACCAACGTATAATTACACGATAAAAGACTATCAGAAGTTCTACCAGGACATCAACTTCAAAGAAGGCTGGCTCATTCGGCAAGACACCGAGCCGTTGGTGTACAAGTTGACTGCCCCTGGCGTCCCAATATATTGCCTGTATGGAACCGGAGTGCCAACGCCCGAGTCCTTTCATTACGTTTCCTTCCCCAATCAGGAACCCGTAGCCGTCAATGGGGATGGCGATGGGACAGTCAACCTAGTTAGTGCTCTAAAGTGCAAGGAATGGGCTGGGAAACAGAAAGGCAAAGTCTTCATGAAAGAACTGCCAGGAAATGAACATGTAAATATGCTGTTGAATCTCTCTACAATATCCTATATCCAAAAGATCCTATTTAATTTATCTCTGCTGTGAATTCATAGTGACTACTCTGGAAGTCGGAGGAAACTTTTGTTTTTCTGAATCTTAACAGTTTTATAGTGACTTGAGGCACTGCATTAACTGTGAATTGGCGTGTGCGTAACTAAGGTTGCTCTCTGACTTCACTGGAACAGGACTGTGCATCAATCCAACTGATTCCCTTTCACCAACAAAGGAGCCGTGGATAATTAGTGGCACCTTTATTCCATTGGTGCATGCATATTCCCAAAAGATGCTGCATTATCTCAATTCTCTCCATTTTATTGATTGTGGTGTCTGAACTGAATCTTCCTGATTTTGACCTGACATTGGAACAGGGGTGGGTCACTGAGCCTTTTCCATCATTGAACTGAACCACATCTATCTGCGACTGAAGCCGATGTCAAGTGAAATAGgtctcaattattttttttaatcatttcatTATAATGGAATATTGGGATGTATGTTGGAGattgggggcagagagggatttGTGAAGTTCAGTGGTTTAGGCATACAACGAAGATTCACAGAAGCAAGTCTTGCAGCCTTTTGATGTCAAAAATTTAACTGCTTGAAGATGCATTTGATTGCAGGTTTGGCAAATCGTGCTACGATCCGGTAACAAAATGAAGGTGTGAACATCACCCCAATCCACTTCCTGTAGGTTCACTGTATAATAGACTCCatccagcaaaaaaaaaacatatgcaGGATGGGAAACAGAATTGTTGTAGTgccaaagcttttttttttttttttgccacagattccagcatctgcagtctctcatgCCCCTAGTGGTACTTCTGCAAAACCAAAGTTGAAGTACATGGACAAGGAAAATATCAGGGAGCAGAAATTCTGTCATCCCTAATATGGCAATGGAGAATGTATTGAAGTACAGAGGTTACGTATGGTTTCCACTGGATCCCATCCTTGTAATATTAACTCTTTGTAATTTAGGTTCCAACTCTTTATGAATACCTCTTCCATACATTTGCTTCTCGCTGTGTTTGCCAAACACTAAGTATGGTACAGCTACCTCCTAATTTCAAACCCACCTTGCACTAGTTGAAAGCATCATTTCTGAATCATCTTTAAATTAAAATGGATGAAAGTGAAAGGGGAAAATAGATATGTTTTGCTTCCCTAAACCTTAAGTAACTTGATTTGAGTGCAATTTCACAAATAATTATTCTAAAAAGACAATAAAACTTAACCTTTCCCATTTACTTCTGCGGAGGGGGTTGTTTGTTTGCTTTTGCCAAGAATATTTTAGCAGGATCGTGCAATATTTTGCTGTGTATGAATAGATGAATCTTTGTGCCTTCACTGTACTGAGGCCACGGCATGCCTATGGTAGTCAAGATGTTTAAACTTTGTGCACACTATTTAATTTTTGTTTTGGGTGGGGAAAGAGCACAATTTATGGGTTGGTGGCGGTGAAATAACACAATTGGCTTGTGTGTACATTTGCAGAAAGGAAATGAGTAACAATAGACACAGGACACTTTCTTACTTGGAAGATGGGGGACAGCATCAAAGGGTATTGATGAGTCCATTAGTCTGTAGCCAGGTGATCACCAAAGCGTGCTTCCTTGCCTCTGCCCCATCACAGCAAAAGAAATAGCTCTCGCAGAAGAATTTACACTTTTGCCATGTCTGGGGAACACAATTCTGAGTTCACCACCACGATAATTTATGGAGAATCGATAATTCATACAATTTGTAACACAACAGGTAAGAGAGGTTTATTAGGACATCTAGTTACTTGAGAAAAAACAGCCATGTCCCAATATACATTTTCAAAAGTTTCCAGACAATTCAAAGCCCAGGCTAGAATACCAGTTATGAAATGTTGTTATAAATGTTGGATGTTACCAGTTTCATATGTCGAGTTCAATGTTGTCGTACATTTTAATAGTTCGTAAACTGTAAATGTAGAAGCAAATTCCAAATATTTGGTTGGTGCGCTTGCCCAGCGATATCTTAATGGACATGAATATTTTCTTAAGGCAGTTATATTTTTGATACGGGCACTATATTCAAGGCAGCAAAGTCTGGGTGCAGCCATAAAGCAGGTCATTGTGGATGCTGACTACATCTGTAAGCTCTGCTGCCTTGTCCTTGTATTCTGATTGCTGATAACTGATTGGAAAACTAACATTAATTGCGCTGTCTCTGGGGGTGCAGCCCTGGTGTACCGGCTGCTCTTGGTAAAGGCTGTGCAGGGTACCAGAGGCACACTGCCGCGGACGAGATAAAACAAGCAGACTGTGGAGTAGGGTGGTGACTTGCCCTTCCCCGTGCCTTCTTCCAACCTGTGGCAGCGAGTGGCATGGTTGGAATAGTGGGTCTGGCAAGGCAGGGAGGTAAATCCAATTGTTACTACTTATAGACCAAACATTAATGTTTTGGTCTGTAAAGCTGGTGGCTGAGTCTGATCACAATTGTGTATTCATGCTGTTATCTGTGCCTCTGCAGTTCACATACCCAGCTTCTAAGAATGGTCATATTTAATCACTGAAGGCGCATTGCTGTAACCACTGCTTCTGTTTCTACTCGAGTGTTTTTCAATGGTAAATAAACAAGTTTCACCTGCAGTGATTGTGTGCTGACTTGTGTATGGATTCTTTCTCCAGCAGCACTTGGAAGTACAATTCCAACTGGGGCCTGGAAGGGCAAGATTGCAACAGGATCAATGGTCAGTTTAGTACTATGGCTACATCTTTACCCTAACCAGAATCATTCATTTTTTTAACCTGTGCTTTGA
This sequence is a window from Amblyraja radiata isolate CabotCenter1 chromosome 17, sAmbRad1.1.pri, whole genome shotgun sequence. Protein-coding genes within it:
- the pla2g15 gene encoding phospholipase A2 group XV; translation: MISNLCLLLSLLAAAACPAAAFSYPGNSDKLSSRRNLNETRPPVVLVPGDLGNQLEAKLNKPSVVHYVCTKKTEDYFTLWLNLELLLPLVIDCWIDNMRLVYNTTTKTTETPPGVDVRVPGFGKTYPLEFLDPSKRTVGLYFYTLVKYMVAWGYVRDEDVRGAPYDWRRAPNENGQYFKDLQEMIESMYKQYGEPIVLLAHSMGNLYTLYFLNHQSQEWKDKYIKSYIALGAPWGGVTKTLRVLATGDNDRVPVISPLKIRDQQRTAVSTNWLLPYNNTWSMDTIFITTPTYNYTIKDYQKFYQDINFKEGWLIRQDTEPLVYKLTAPGVPIYCLYGTGVPTPESFHYVSFPNQEPVAVNGDGDGTVNLVSALKCKEWAGKQKGKVFMKELPGNEHVNMLLNLSTISYIQKILFNLSLL